A genome region from Musa acuminata AAA Group cultivar baxijiao chromosome BXJ3-5, Cavendish_Baxijiao_AAA, whole genome shotgun sequence includes the following:
- the LOC135638366 gene encoding uncharacterized protein LOC135638366: MSSDQRIHLDGSSAAELPALGEHPPHDETHDERPAAVSERYWRLFNDPGLSPPGGAPVGPSQVSPEAFHDLAHQVRTLTSMVQTIILIVSQRTPPHATRLSPQRETPVQTRAPLPEPPISLQNPAARPRSREAEETASRPEPEAPTADSTNALRTQLRLVSQRLDEVQQEVRKSRGELGTDGHQASPFTPEIQDQAIPLHFRLPSLDAYDGTTDPADHVAAFRAQMALFGTSDALMCRAFPTTLRGPARTWYNGLKPGTIASFDQLAKDFELNFLAYARPKPSMALLLGLNQKEDEPLSHFVNRFTTQICGLSDAHPSLLMQTFMTGLRPSRFFWSLVERPPAAVPEMLQRASQFITVETWMAGKREEHKKVKLESPRQQQPATSRRKLDIPDLRPPLPALNSSRTEIFLHERGKGLLRDPHPMKNPRELADRSKYCRFHRQHGHDTE, from the coding sequence atgtcaagcgatcagcgaATCCACCTCGACGGATCCTCAGCTGCTGAGCTCCCCGCCTTGGGGGAGCATCCCCCACATGATGAAACCCACGACGAACGCCCCGCGGCAGTATCAGAACGCTACTGGCgactgttcaatgacccaggcttgtCGCCCCCCGGCGGCGCACCCGTCGGCCCGTCGCaagtgtcacccgaggcctttcatgacctcgcccaccaAGTCCGGACCCTGACAAGCATGGTCCAGACCATCATCCTGATCGTCTCCCAACGGACCCCTCCGCACGCGACCCGGCTCTCACCACAACGGGAGACCCCTGTCCAGACTCGCGCACCACTTCCTGAGCCCCCCATCTCACTTCAAAACCCCGCAGCTCGGCCCAGGAGCCGAGAAGCAGAAGAAACGGCGAGCCGTCCCGAGCCCGAGGCTCCGACCGCCGATTCGACAAATGCCCTACGGACTCAactgcgcctcgtcagtcaaaggcttgacgaggtacaacaggaggTTCGCAAGTCAAGGGGAGAGCTCGGGACGGACGGGCACCAAGCatctccgttcacccccgagatacaagatcaggcgatcccgctgcacttccgcctcccctcgctAGACGCGTATGACGGCaccaccgacccagcggaccacgtagccgcttttcgcgcccagatggcgctgttcgggacttcagacgccctgatgtgcagggcattcccaacGACTCTGCGGGGACCGGCCCGCACGTGGTACAACGGCCTGAAGCCggggaccatcgcctccttcgatcagctcgccaaggattttgagcttaacttcctggcatacgctcgaccaaagccgtccatggcgttgctcctggggctcaaccagaaggaggatgagcccctctcccattttgtgaaccgattTACGACGCAAATATGTggattgtcggatgctcacccctctctcttgatgcagaCCTTCATGACTGGCCTGCgcccctccaggttcttctggtcgctcgtaGAGCGGCCCCCGGCTGCGgttcccgagatgctccagcgcgccaGTCAGTTTATCACCGTGGAAACCTGGATGGCTGGAaagcgggaggagcacaaaaaggTCAAGTTAGAGTCGCCTCGACAGCAACAACCCGCCACCTCCCGGCGAAAGTTGGACATACCTGACCTGAGGCCccctcttcccgccttgaattcCTCCCGGACTGAAATATTCCTACACGAGAGGGGAAAGGGGCTCCTCAGGgaccctcacccgatgaagaacccgCGGGAGCTCGCGGACCGTTCGAAGTATTGCCGATTCCATCGACAGCACGGGCATGACACTGAGTAG